The Deltaproteobacteria bacterium DNA segment GAGAAGGGTAAACAGCGTTAATCCGGAAACCATCAGTTCGTGGGTCGCCGATGCAATTTATGGGGTCTAAGTCGCCGCCGATAACTGCAAAGAATCTTACGACCATGCCCCCGTGACAGTGGCGGCACACGAAAAGGGTGTTCCACTGGGGGATCGCCTCTTCTTCATCAGAGAAGTATTGTGAACCGTGGCATGTGAAGGCGGTCCTTGAGGCCGCGCAATGGGGACAGTCGTGGATAAGTTCGGCCATTGTATCTGTGGTGACCTATTGGTGACTTATCGCTTTCTCCGTTCCCGCCGATCCCGCCTAACCCCTTGATTTTGTTGGTGAGCCGTGTCGGGCTCGAACCGACGACCCTCTGCTTAAAAGGCAGATGCTCTACCTGCTGAGCTAACGGCTCGTGGTGGGCGATGCGGCGGTGCCGGACGGGACTCCGGCCGATGCCTTGGTTTTAATGTACCAGAGGGGCGCCGCGACGGGCAAGGCGGGTATGGCGGGCCATCCTCGTCACAAGTGTTGCGTTCTGGTAGTGAACAACGGAAGAAGATGGGACCGCCGAGCCGAGAGGAGATATCCTAATGCTTTTGATCGCCGACCCTGACGTGCAACAGGTCCTTCGGGTGGAGGACATCATCGACGACATGGAGCGGGCCTTTGCCGAGGAGGCGCGGGGGATCGCGGTCAACAAGCCGCGTACGCGCTACAAGGTGCCGCCAGACCCCGATTCCGACGGTTACATGGCAAACATCATTCCGGGTGCGGTGCCGAGTTCCGGGGTGGCGGCGCTGCGCTACGACTCCATGGTGGTGCGGGAGCGGATGGTGGAGGGGCTCAAGCGCATGGACTATCCGTATCCGGCGCGCCGGAGCTGGGGCTTCGTTTTGTTGTTCAACCTGGAGGACGCGGAACCACTCGCTATCATTCACGACTTCAGCCTGTCCGCGATCCGGGTGGGCGCCACCACCGGCGTGGCGACCCGGGCGCTGTCGCGGGAGGACAGCCGGGTGGTGGGGTTGTTCGGCTCGGGCAACGAGGCGGTGCAGAATCTGGCGGCGATCTGCGCGGTGCGGGACGTGCGCGAGGTGCGCGTATACAGCGTCACCAAGGAGCACCGGGAACGGTTCGCCATGGAGATGACGGGCCGGCTCGATATCCAGGTGCGCCCGGTGGACAACGCCCGGGCGGTGGTGGAAGGCGCGGACATCGTCATGTGCGCCACCAACGCCAGCACGCCGGTGTTCGATGGCGATTGGCTGGTGCCCGGCCAGTTGGTCACAACCATCGTCAACACCGACGGAGTGCATCGCCGCACCGAGGCGGATGCCACCACCTTCACGCGGGCGGATCTCGTCGTGCTCAACAACAAGGAGACCTCCCTGCACAACCAGCAGCGCGAGATGCTCGACCTCATCGACGAGGGCAAGATCGGCTGGGACAAGATCTGCGAGCTGGGGCAGGTTCTCATCGGCGAGAACCCCGGCCGCAAGAGCGCGGACGACATCATTTATTACAAGAGCAACACCGGGGTCGGCATACAGTTCGCCGCCGCGGGCGCGGTGATCTACGAGGAGTGCAAGAAGAGGGGGCTCGGCCGCGAGCTGCCCACCGAGTGGTTCGGCGCGGACCTGGGCGAGTGGCTGGACAAGGGCTACTCGCCGTCGCCGTAGGCGGGATTGGCAGGAGGATTCGTATGATCGTCGATTTCCAACATCACTACGTACCCAAGGAGATCGCCCAGAAGCACGGGCTCTATTCCGAGACGCCGTCCTTCGCCAAGCTCGACACCGGCGTGCCGCGGCTGACCATGCACGCGCGGCTCTACGACGCCGAGATGCAGCTCCGGGACATGGACGACGCCGGGGTGGACGTGTCGGTGCTCTCCTGTCTCCTGGGTTGGGACGCCACCCTGGAGGACAACCGCGCCATCAACGACAGCCTGGCGGAGTTGCAGCGTCGCTATCCGGACCGCTTCGTCGGCTTGGCGCAGGCGCCGCTCCTGGGCGGCGCGCCCGCCATGGCCGAGTTCGACCGGGCCGTCGGCGAACTGGGGCTCCACGGCGTCGCCACAACCTCCCAGTTCCGCGGCCTGCCGCTGGACTCCGAGCAGCTATTTCCGTTCTACGAGAAGGTCAGCGCCCTGGACGTGCCCGTCTTCGTCCATCCCGCCATGGTGCCCGAGGGCTACGGGCTGCTGCTGGACTACGACCTGGCGCGCATCCTGGGCCGGGAGGTGGACCTGGCGGTGGCCGCCACGCGCATCGTCGCCGGTGGCGTGCTGGAGCGCTTTCCCGACCTCAAGTTCGTCATCGGCCACTTCGGCGGCGGCATCGCCGGCGTGAAGGACCGGCTGGTGGCCAAGGCCTATCGCTTCGGCACGCTGGACAAGCCCTTCGAGCATTACTTCGACATGCTCTACTTCGACATGGCGGGCTTCGAAGGGGGCACCGTGGCGTTGGGCTGCGCTTTCCAGGGGATCCGTTCCGACCGGATGGTGTTCGCCACCGACTATCCCCAGGACTTTACCGGTGTCAGTACGGATACGGGCAAGGGCATGACCGCGCTCAGGGAATACATCGACGCCATCCGGGGCCTGCCGTTGACCGACGCCGAGAAGGACGCGATCATGGGCGGCACGGCGGCGAAGCTGTTGAAGCTGGATTCGTGACGGCCGGGGGGCAACGCTCCGGCGCACGGACCACGGTATCATGATCGTCGACATCGACCTCGAGAAGTGCACGAGTTGCGGAGACTGTGACCCGGTCTGCCCCGCGGACATCATCCACATGGAAGAGCAGGGCGGACGGCTCGTGCCCGTGCTCAAGCACGTGGAGCACTGCGTGACCTGCTTCAACTGCGAGATCTTCTGCCCGGTGCAGTGTATCGACGTCCATCCCATCGTGAGGCGCCGGCCGCTTCCGTGGTAACTTGGGCTCACCGCGCTGGCCGGACGAATCTCGAAGCCCACCACGATGCGCCGCTTCGCTCCCGCACTTGAAGATGCTTGACACGATCGGCAGACTCATCGACACGGACGTGCTCGTCGTCGGCGCGGGCGCCGGCGGGCTCTGGGCCGCGCTGAGCGCCAAGCGGCACCTTCCCGACGGCCGCGTCACCCTGCTCGACGCCCACATGGTGGGACGCACCGGACACACCGCCTTCTCCAACGCGTGGATGGTGGTGGTGACCCCCGAGGACGATCTCGACGCCTGCGTGCGCGACATCGTGGAGGGAAACGAGTGGATCGCCGAGCAGGAACTGATCCACGAGGTCCTGTCCGTCTCTCACTTCCAGTTGCTCGAGATGGAGAAGATGGGGCTCGTGTTCCCCAAGGAGGACGGCGAGTTTGTGCGCCGGCCCACGCGCGGCCTCAAGATCACCAAGGTACTCAAGCCCGACGGCGGCGGGCTGGAATACTGCTGGCGTCTGCGCAAGGCGCTGGAGGCCGAGGGCGTGGACCTGCTGGAGCGAGTCTTCGTCACGGATCTCGCCCGGGATGACGACGGGCGCGTGACCGGCGCCTACGGCATCGACGGGCGCACGGGCGAGTTCGTCATCGTGCGCGCCGGGGCCACCGTGCTGGCCACCAACAGCGTCACGTTCCGCGCCGGCTTTGTCCGGGACCTCACCGGCACCGGCACCCACCTGGCCTACGCCGCGGGCGCGGTGCTCACCAACGCCGAGTTCGGTTATCTCCGGCCGGGCACCCCCAAGTTCTATTTCGAGGGCATCACCTTCGCCATCCAGGACGGCGCCCGCTTCGTCAACGCCCAGGGCGAGCCGTTCATGGAACACTACGAACCCGACTGGGCGGACCGGGCCGACGTGCAGGCGCTGAGCAAAGCCATGGTGCAGGAGAAGAAAGAGGGGAGAAGCCCTCTCTACCTGGACATGTCACTCATCCCGGAAGAGGAGCGCGGCCAATACCTGCAAAGCTCGGTGGCGTGGATGGACTATTTCTTCCGCAAGCTCGGCGACCGCGCGCGCATCGACATGTTCGGCAGGACGGAGTACTACCCGCTGTTCCAGATGACCAAGATGGGAATCAAGACCGACGCCTCGTGCCGCTCCTCGGTCCCGGGCCTCCTGGCCGCCGGACTGGCACAGGCAAGCTGCGCGAGCCACTTCGCCGGCTTCCACATCGGCGCCTGCAACGGCACCGGCTGGATCGCCGGCAGGAGCGCCGCGGACGACGCCCGCCGATTCGATGGGCCGCGGGTGTCCGAGGGACAGGCCCGTTCGGTCAAGGCGGAAGTCCTGGCGGGTTGGCGCGGCGGCGACGAGAAGAGCGACGACGACCTGCTGCGCGCGCTCCAGTCCCTCATCTTCCCGTACGAGGTCTCCATTCTGAAGCACGAAACCCGCATGCGGCAGGCACTGGAAGAGCTGGACGCCATCGCCGAACGCGGCGCCCAAAGCCGCGCCGCCCACGTCCACGGATTCGTGCGCCTGCGCGAGACCCGATGCATGGTCGAGACCGCCCGGCTGATGCTGGAAGCGTCGCTGCTGCGGCGCGAGAGCCGCATGAGCCACCTGCGCGAGGACTTTCCCGACCGCGACGACGAGTCTTGGCTCAAGTGGATCCTGATCGAGAAGGCAGGGAACCAACCCCGCCTGTGGAGCGAACCCATCGCGACACCCCTCGTGCCGCCGCCGACTTCCTCCAATTAACCAGACACCACACTAAAAGAGGTCCGGGAACAAATCCTCCGGTATCTCTCGCCCTATTCCCTGGCTGACGGCGGCCTCGTAAACCTTGCCGGCGAGGGCGGCGAACTGCAGGCCGAAGCCGACGCTGTTGTTGAAGCAGGTGATCTGCTCGGAGTCGGTGCGGCCGGGGTGGCGATTGAGGAGGAGGTCGGGCAGGTCCGGGGTGTGGGCCCAGTCGATGTCCACGGCGTCGCCGGGCGGGTAGCCTTTGTCGATGTCCAGCAGAACCTGCTGGGGCAGGGGGCCCTTGTCGTTCTTGGCGACGAAGACCGTCGGCCCGAGGTTGTCCCTGGAGTTGACCGCGAGCACGTCGAAGCGGCCGAAGGTGTCCGGCGCGATCTCGCAGTGGCGCACCGAGCACACGTACATGCCGGGTTCCAGCCATGCGGTCTGGATCACCGGCGTCAGGGCGTTCGTGGCGATGATGACGATGTCGCTGCCGCGCATGGCTTCCTCGGCGCTGTGGACGGCCGATACGTCCGGGCAATTCTCCCACCGCGGGTCCTCGACAAAACGCTTCCGGTGCTCCGGGTTGGGACTGAAAACCCGTATCGACTTGATCCCGTCGGTAACGTTCAGCATGGCGTCCACGTGCGCCCCAGCCATGAAACCGGTCCCCAACACGCCCACGGTGGCGGCGTCGGGTTTGGCAAGATACCGAGCCGCGAGACCCGCCGCGGCACCTACCCGGAGATTGCGGATGTGCCCTTCGCTGACCATGGCCAGCAAGTCGCCGTTCTCCAGGCTGAAGAGGAAGAGCAAGCCGCGCGTGACGCTGTGGGACCGCCGGGTGCCCGGGGTCCGGTCGCGGCGAAAGCTGCCGTCGCGCTCCTGCCAGAAGAGTTTGTCGGTGAGGAAGCGGATGGCGGCGTACTTCTGCGTGGCCGCGGACATGGTCTTCAGGCTGTGGGCGCCGGGCAACGTGTTGCCGTTGCCGTCCACGTAGGAGTCGGGGGTGAGCAGGTCGATGCGGGGACTCGTGATGGCGGCTCCCGTGCCCAGGTCCCGATAGACTTCCTCGAGCACCGCCAGACTCGTGGGCATGTCGAGAAGCCGTTCGGCGTCGTGATGGTCGATTGCGAGTATCATTGCCACTCCTCTGACGGAATGCCCGGTATGTCCGGCCGGGCCCCGAAACGCGCCGATGATCCCGGAATGGTCCGGCGTTGTCAAGGCCGTCGTGCGTCGCGCGGGCTCATGCGTCGGGAAGCGTTCCCTAATCATGCTAAAAACTCAATGACACATAGCCGAAACGATATTCATGATTGCCTTCTTGCCCGCGTTTCCTCTATGATTCTCGGGTGCCTTTATGTATAATCGCTCCGCCAATGCCGTTGTGGCTGGCAAGAGGTGTCGTAGGCACTCACAAGAGGAGGTGTGAAATGGCACTTGATCCGGCAACCACCAGCAGCACGTTCGACCGTTACATCGAGGAACTCCGCGCGCTGTGGAAGGACAGCAACGACGCGAATCTCCCCTTCAAGGTGCAGGCCGCCATGGAACGGATGCTCGCATCCACCAGTCCCGACGATCCCTGGATTGCGGAGATCATCCGTGACGCGCAGCCGTCGCGGGAGCTTTACCGGGATCCGGAGTACGGCTTCGTCCAGATGGGTCACGTGCATCCCCAGGGACACGGTAACCTGCCCCATGACCACGGCCCGTGCTGGGTGGTCTACGGCGCCTACCAGGGACTCACGGAGATCAGCCTCTACGAGCGCGTCGACGACGGCAAGAACGCGGAGAAGGCGGATATGCACACCAAGGAAGTGCACAAGCTGGGACCCGGCGTCGTCTACCCCTATTTGACGGGGCAAATCCATTCGACGCATGCGGCGGAGACGCCCGCGGTGGTCTTCCGGTTCCTGAGCGCGGATCTGACCAAGATCCTGCGCCGGCGCTACAACCTGGAGAGCGGCGAGGTGTCGCTCATCGAGCCGCAGCCCTAAGCGGTTTTCGGTCCGAATCCAGCCCTCGCGGCCGCGGGACGCGCTCGGCGGCCACGAGGAACGTGGCACTGATCCACGCGTAAAATCGCAGGCCGGGTCTCCGTCCGAGCCGGAAGGAGTTGGAACGCATGGACGTCGATGTCAAGTGGGGCAGGAAGGGCGAGATCGTGATCGCCATGCTGGTCGGTCGTTTCAGCAGCGCCAACGCCGCGCTGTTCGAGCGCCTGTTGGAGAACGGTGTCGATTCGTCCGACGACGCCCTTATCCTGGACTTCGAGAACGTGACCTTCCTCAGCAGCGCCGGACTGAGAGTCGCTCTGACCATCGCCAAGAAGTTCAACGGGCCGGGGAAGAAGTTCGGCATATGCGCGCTCCGGGAAGGGGTTCGCGGCATTGTCGAAGTCAGCGGCTTCGACAAGGTCATCCCGGTCTACGATTCGCAGGTTTCGGCGGTGGAGGCGTTCGAAAGCGCCTGACTCCGACAGGGGTGGCAACCCGCAGGGAGACTACGATGGCTCAGGCCGGAAAAGACATTGAAGCCAGGCTCAACAAGATCCGCGGCTCCGCGGATTTCAACGTGATCGGCGACAACATCGCCGACATCGCCGAGTACACGGTGGAGAAGTACGAGTACAGGAACGATACAAGCCTTGCCCGTGAGACCCGCGAGCAAGCCTTGGCCGAGATCACGGATGTGCTGTGTGACCGGGTTGAGCGGTTGAAGGCGCGGCGCCAGGAGATTCTGGCCGACATGTTCAACGCGGCCGAGGCAACGCTGAACGAGGTCGTTTCACAAAGCAAGTAGCGAATCGTCAGGGTTCTCGTGAAGGCGCAATCTCCTTTTCAGTCGTTCGCGTCGTACCGGACCAAGTCGGCGTTTTCACGGGGCTGTGCATGACGGCCGCGAGTTCACCGTATCCCGGCGCACCCGAAAGCCGGGAGATCGAGAACGCGCCGCCGGAACTCATCCGGAAACTCCAGGGAGAGCGCCTGGCCGCCCTGGTACAGCGCTCCTGGGACCACATCCCGTTCTACCGCGAGCGCTGGAAGGCGGCGGGCATCGAGCCCGGCGACATCCGCACGGCCGGCGACATTCACAAGCTCCCGGTCATCCGCAAGAGCGACTTCGAGGACAGCCTCAGATTCCATCCGCCGTTCGGCGACTACCAGGGCGACTTCCCCGCCGTGCGGGTCCAGGCCAGCTCCGGCACCTCGGGCAATCCCAAACCTTTCTTCTTCACGCGCAACGACTGGGACATCATCGCCCGGCTGTGGAGCCGGCGCTTCCATGCCCAGGGGGTGAGGGAAGGGGACATCCTCCAGATCGTGTTTGCCTATACGCTCTTCATCGTGGGGTTCACCGCCTCCGAGGGCGCCATGCACCTGGGCGCGCTGGTGGTGCCCACGGGCAGCGGCAGCGTCACCCCGAGCGAGCGGCAGGTGAAGATCGCCCGGGACTGGGGCGTCACCGTGCTCGCGGGAACCCCGTCCTACGTGCTCCATCTGGCCGACGTGGCCGAAGGGCAGGGCTTCGACCTCCGGAAGGACTTCAACCTGCGGCGCACGATCCATACCTCCGAGACCATGACCGAGGCCGCGCGGCGGGCCATCGAGAGCCGCTGGGGCGTGTCCGCCTACGACAACTTCGGCAGCGTGGAGACCGGCTCCCCCACCTTCGAGTGCGAGGAACGGAACGGTTACCACGTCAACGAGGACGCCTACATCTTCGAGGTGCTGGACCCGGCCACCCACGAGCCGGTGCCGCCGGGCCGGGAGGGCGTGCTGGTGGTCACCTGCCTCTTCAAGGAGGCGGCGCCGGTGATCCGCTACAACATCGAGGACCTGTGCACCTTCATCGAGGACGACTGCGGCTGCGGGCGCACCTTCCGGCGCATCTCGAAGCTTCAGGGCCGGCTGAGCGACATGGTCAAGGTGAGCGGCATCCCGTTCTATCCCACCTCGGTGGAGACCGCCCTGGAGCGGCTGCCGCAGCTCACCCGCGAGTACCGGGTCACCGTGGACCGGGTGGGACAGCGGGACACGCTGACGGTGGAAGTGGAGATGCGTCCCGGCGCGGAGGCCGGCGACGGGATCAAGCGGCAACTGGAGCGGGAGCTCAAGGTGGCGACGAACCTCAGCATGGAAGCCATGCTCCTGTCGCCGGGCGAGCTTGGCCGTTCCCTCGGGGTCGAGAACCGCATCAAGGTGCGCCGGATTCGGGACCGGAGACCGGCCTGACGCCCGTGGGCGGCGTGAAGTGTTGCGGGCCTGATGTTTTCCGGTACGTTTCTAGTTGTGGAAGACATCGAAACCGCCGCCGCAGCTCTATCCCTGGACGCCAAATGGCTCCAGGAGTTCGACGTCGTCGATCCCTTTAACGACGTCGCCTTGCGCGGCTTCCTCTCCCGCAGGCCGGACCACCGCTACGGGGCGCTGGCCGTCACTCACGTGAACGAGGCGCCCGCGCCGCAGGTGGTCTTCGCCACGCCCAAGCTGCACTACCCGTTCGACCGCCAGGGCAAGTTCAACTTTCCGCCGATCCGGGAGATCGAGATCTTCGAAAAGTACGATGGCACCAACGTGCTGGCCTATGGCTACCGCGACTCGCAAGGGCGCCGTTACCGCACCTACAAGCTGCGCCTGTCCCCGGTCCTGCGCAACGGCCGCTTCGGTGACTTCCTGGACCTGTGGCGGGAGATGCTGGCGCGCTATCCGGTCATTCCCGAGTTGGTGGACATCAATGGCTGCTCTCTGAGTTTCGAGCTCTACGGCAGCCGCAACACGCATCTCATACTCTACCAGGAGCCCTTGGACTGCGTATTGCTCTTCGGCGTCAGCGAGGATGGCACTCCCCGGTCGCCTTCCGGGCTGGATAGCCGGGGCGTTCCGCTGGCAACCCTCCACGGCACGCTGGCGGCGGGCAACGAGCCGGTGGCGGAGTACGGCGCGATCCGCGAACGGCTGGAGCGCGGCAACCGCCCGGTGGAAGACGGCAAGATCGCCGGGGTCGAGGGCGCGGTGTGGTACGTGCGCACGCGCGCCGGCGCCACCGTGCTGTTCAAGTGCAAGCCCGAGTCCGTCGAGGAGGTGCACTGGGTAGGCGGTATCAACAAGCCCGCGGTCATCGCCACCTGCTGGAACCTGTTCGAGAGCCAGGACGTGCTGACCTATGAGACGCTGTATCCGCTCTTGGCGGAGGAGTATGGGGACGACCAGATCGAAGGTTTCAGAACCTGCATCGACGAGTGCATTACCACGGTGCGCGAGGAGATGGAGTTCAAGAGCCGGGTGATGGACGAATACCGGCAGTTGGGGATCAAGTTGTCCGAGAACAAGGGGGACGTCATGCGCCGCCTGTCAACCCGGTTCAAGAAGCAGGAGATGAAGAAGGTCTTCACCCTGATCGCGCTCAACGAAAGTCGCCGTTAGCATGAAGCGCGCGGGAGTGTTTGCTCACGGCCACGGCCGTCCCTGGGACATGCGTTGGCCCGAAACCGGAAGCGTTTCATTCACTTGCGAAGGCGTTTCATTCACTTGCAATCATCACTTCGGCCCCTTACGTTTGAGCGCATGATTTTCGACGACAATCGCGCCTTCGTGGAGGCACTGCGGCGGTCCGGCGACCTGGTGGAAGTGGAGAAGGAAGTGAGCTGGGACCTGGAACTCGGCGCCATCAGCCGCCTGGCGTGTGAGAAGGACGGCCCGGCGGTTTGGTTCAAGCGCGTCACGGACTACGTGGACGACGTCTCGGTTTTCGTCAATCCGGTGGCCACGTGGCGGCGCATCGCCATCGCCCTGGGGCTCCCGCCCACCGCCACGGTCCGGGAAATCTACGAAGCCTACGAGAAGGGGGAGGGCAACCCCATCGATCCGGTGGAGGTCGAGGAAGCCCCGTGCAAGCAGGTGGTCCGCAAGGGGCCGGACGCCAACCTGTTCGATCTGCCCACTCCCATGCTGCACGAGGGCGACGGCGGGCGTTACCTGGGCACCTGGGATCTGGTCATCTCCAAGGACGTGGACAGCGGCTGGGTCAACTGGGGCATGTACCGGTTCATGGTCTACGACGCACACCATCTGACCGGCTTCCCGCGCCCCACGAGCCACCTGGGCAAGGTGTTCCAGGAACACTACGCGGCCAAGGGAAAGCCCATGCCCTTGGCCATCGCCATCGGCACCGACCCTTTGTCGCACTTCGCCGCGGCCGCCACCTATGCCCTGGGGGGCGACGAGGCCAGCCTGGCAGGCGGCTTGCGCGGGCGTCCGGTGGAGATGATCCGCTGCGAAACCAGTGACTTGCTGGTGCCGGCCCATTCCGAGATCGTCATCGAGGGTGAGGTGCTGCCCGACCGGGTGGGGTTGGAAGGTCCCTATGGCGAGTACCCGGGCTACCGCACCGGCGAGATGGGCAACGGCATCCTGTTTCGCACCACCGCCATCACCCACCGGGAGAAGCCCGTGCTCACGGTGGACGCCACCGGCTACAAGGACGACAGCTCCACGGTGACCGCCTTGTCCGGCGCCCTGGCCATCAAGCGCCGGCTGGAGCGCCACGGCGTGCCGGTGCGGGACGTTTACGTGCCGCCGGAGGGGGCCGTGCATCTGGCGGTGATGAGCGTGGACTACGGCGGCCAGGAGGTGGCCCGGAAGGTGCTCCAGGTGCTGACTTCGCGCCGGGCGCTGCTGTCGAAACTCTTCCTGGTGGACACCGACACCGACGTGTACGATATCGGCAAGGTGCTGCATGCCTTCTCCACCAAGTGCCACCCGGCCAACGGCATCCACGTGATCCACTACGAAGGCCGGGCCAACACGCTGACGCCGTGCTACAGCCAGGCGGAGCGGGCGGCCCAGAAGGGGGCCACGGTACTTTACGACTGCACCTGGCCCGGCGAGTGGTCGCGGGAGTGGGAGACGCCGGTGAAGGCCACCCTGGATTCGATCTTCTCGGAAGAGGTGCGGGAGAAGGTGCTGAAGAACTGGAGCGACTATGGCTTCAAGCAGTGAGGCGCCGGCGTGGGACACCTTCGTGCGCCGGCCGGGAGACGTGCGCTGCGGCGTGGAGACGCCGCTGGTTCTCAGGGACCTGACGCCGGGGCGGGCAAAGTACGGGCTGAGGCACGTGCTGGGCGTCGTTCATGAGAATGGCGGTCCGGGCGACCCGCTCACGGTGCGCACGGTGGTCGGGATCGCGCTGCCCGTTGCCTATACCGTGGAGATCGTCCGCGACCTGCCGCAAGAGATCGCAGGGACTCCGTACCAGGACTTCTATGCGGCACTGCAGCGGGCGGCGGAGCTGTAGCGACCCGACACCAGAGGAGGGGATGGCGAGATGATAACGGTATTGGCGTCTCTCATGGGTTCCCATCGGCGGCGCACGCTGCCCTCGGCTTCGACGGCGTGGGTGCTGGCTGGCCTGATGGTCGCGGCGGGGTTGTCCAACCCTCGGTTCGCCGCCGCGCTGGCGCTGCCGGCCAACGAGAGCGGCGTCACCGGGTACTTCGACACCACCGTTTCCATGGGCGCGGCCATGCGGGCGTCCGGGCGCGATGACCGCCTGTTCAGCCTGGCCAGCGGCGGCAAGGCATACACCTTCAACGGTGATGACGGCAACCTCAACTTCGACCGCGGGGATCTCGTCTCCCTCAACACCAAGGTCAATCACGAGTTGCAGCTCAACATGGAGAATCCGGGCGCGGAGTTGAGCCTGTTCGGGCGAGTGCTGTATTTCTACGATCACGCGGTGGCGGATGGCGACACCGAGCGCACGGCCTTGTCCGCCGCCGCCAAGGGGCACGCCGGACGAGACTTCCAGTTGCTCGACGCCTATGTGGCCGGCGACTTCGATGCCGGCGCCGTGCCGGTCTCGCTTCGATTGGGCAACCAGGTCATGAGCTGGGGCGAAAGCGTCTTCCTTCGCGGCGGCATCAACTCCATCAACCCGGCCGATGTCGCGAAGCTCCGAGTCGCCGGTGCCGAGTTGCGGGACGTGCTCGTGCCGGTCCCCGCGGCCAACGTCAAGGTGGGCATCGGCGACAGCTTCTCCCTGGAAGGCTTCTACCAGTTCCGTTGGGAGCACTCCGAAATCGAGGCTAAGGGTACGTTCTTCTCCGCCAGCGACATCGTGGGCCCCGGGGGGGATACGGTCCATCTCGGGCTCGGCCGGCCCGGACGAGGGGACGACCGAGACGGCGCACCCGACCCGGCTTGTCCCAGCCGCGCCAATCCCGCGGGGCTCTGCTCTCGCGTGGCCCGCGCCGCCGACCGCGATGCCGGCCATGAGGGCCAGTTCGGTGTGGCGCTGCGCTACTTCGCGGCGGCGTTGAACGATTCGGAGTTCGGACTGTATTACGCGCGCATCCACAGCCGTCTGCCGCTGGTGTCCGTTACCGCGGGCGACCTGGCGAGACGGACGGCTCCC contains these protein-coding regions:
- a CDS encoding 4Fe-4S dicluster domain-containing protein encodes the protein MIVDIDLEKCTSCGDCDPVCPADIIHMEEQGGRLVPVLKHVEHCVTCFNCEIFCPVQCIDVHPIVRRRPLPW
- a CDS encoding STAS domain-containing protein, producing MDVDVKWGRKGEIVIAMLVGRFSSANAALFERLLENGVDSSDDALILDFENVTFLSSAGLRVALTIAKKFNGPGKKFGICALREGVRGIVEVSGFDKVIPVYDSQVSAVEAFESA
- a CDS encoding AMP-binding protein translates to MTAASSPYPGAPESREIENAPPELIRKLQGERLAALVQRSWDHIPFYRERWKAAGIEPGDIRTAGDIHKLPVIRKSDFEDSLRFHPPFGDYQGDFPAVRVQASSGTSGNPKPFFFTRNDWDIIARLWSRRFHAQGVREGDILQIVFAYTLFIVGFTASEGAMHLGALVVPTGSGSVTPSERQVKIARDWGVTVLAGTPSYVLHLADVAEGQGFDLRKDFNLRRTIHTSETMTEAARRAIESRWGVSAYDNFGSVETGSPTFECEERNGYHVNEDAYIFEVLDPATHEPVPPGREGVLVVTCLFKEAAPVIRYNIEDLCTFIEDDCGCGRTFRRISKLQGRLSDMVKVSGIPFYPTSVETALERLPQLTREYRVTVDRVGQRDTLTVEVEMRPGAEAGDGIKRQLERELKVATNLSMEAMLLSPGELGRSLGVENRIKVRRIRDRRPA
- a CDS encoding Gfo/Idh/MocA family oxidoreductase; this translates as MILAIDHHDAERLLDMPTSLAVLEEVYRDLGTGAAITSPRIDLLTPDSYVDGNGNTLPGAHSLKTMSAATQKYAAIRFLTDKLFWQERDGSFRRDRTPGTRRSHSVTRGLLFLFSLENGDLLAMVSEGHIRNLRVGAAAGLAARYLAKPDAATVGVLGTGFMAGAHVDAMLNVTDGIKSIRVFSPNPEHRKRFVEDPRWENCPDVSAVHSAEEAMRGSDIVIIATNALTPVIQTAWLEPGMYVCSVRHCEIAPDTFGRFDVLAVNSRDNLGPTVFVAKNDKGPLPQQVLLDIDKGYPPGDAVDIDWAHTPDLPDLLLNRHPGRTDSEQITCFNNSVGFGLQFAALAGKVYEAAVSQGIGREIPEDLFPDLF
- a CDS encoding FAD-binding protein, which codes for MLDTIGRLIDTDVLVVGAGAGGLWAALSAKRHLPDGRVTLLDAHMVGRTGHTAFSNAWMVVVTPEDDLDACVRDIVEGNEWIAEQELIHEVLSVSHFQLLEMEKMGLVFPKEDGEFVRRPTRGLKITKVLKPDGGGLEYCWRLRKALEAEGVDLLERVFVTDLARDDDGRVTGAYGIDGRTGEFVIVRAGATVLATNSVTFRAGFVRDLTGTGTHLAYAAGAVLTNAEFGYLRPGTPKFYFEGITFAIQDGARFVNAQGEPFMEHYEPDWADRADVQALSKAMVQEKKEGRSPLYLDMSLIPEEERGQYLQSSVAWMDYFFRKLGDRARIDMFGRTEYYPLFQMTKMGIKTDASCRSSVPGLLAAGLAQASCASHFAGFHIGACNGTGWIAGRSAADDARRFDGPRVSEGQARSVKAEVLAGWRGGDEKSDDDLLRALQSLIFPYEVSILKHETRMRQALEELDAIAERGAQSRAAHVHGFVRLRETRCMVETARLMLEASLLRRESRMSHLREDFPDRDDESWLKWILIEKAGNQPRLWSEPIATPLVPPPTSSN
- a CDS encoding amidohydrolase family protein, with protein sequence MIVDFQHHYVPKEIAQKHGLYSETPSFAKLDTGVPRLTMHARLYDAEMQLRDMDDAGVDVSVLSCLLGWDATLEDNRAINDSLAELQRRYPDRFVGLAQAPLLGGAPAMAEFDRAVGELGLHGVATTSQFRGLPLDSEQLFPFYEKVSALDVPVFVHPAMVPEGYGLLLDYDLARILGREVDLAVAATRIVAGGVLERFPDLKFVIGHFGGGIAGVKDRLVAKAYRFGTLDKPFEHYFDMLYFDMAGFEGGTVALGCAFQGIRSDRMVFATDYPQDFTGVSTDTGKGMTALREYIDAIRGLPLTDAEKDAIMGGTAAKLLKLDS
- a CDS encoding ornithine cyclodeaminase family protein, translated to MLLIADPDVQQVLRVEDIIDDMERAFAEEARGIAVNKPRTRYKVPPDPDSDGYMANIIPGAVPSSGVAALRYDSMVVRERMVEGLKRMDYPYPARRSWGFVLLFNLEDAEPLAIIHDFSLSAIRVGATTGVATRALSREDSRVVGLFGSGNEAVQNLAAICAVRDVREVRVYSVTKEHRERFAMEMTGRLDIQVRPVDNARAVVEGADIVMCATNASTPVFDGDWLVPGQLVTTIVNTDGVHRRTEADATTFTRADLVVLNNKETSLHNQQREMLDLIDEGKIGWDKICELGQVLIGENPGRKSADDIIYYKSNTGVGIQFAAAGAVIYEECKKRGLGRELPTEWFGADLGEWLDKGYSPSP